Proteins from a single region of Haemorhous mexicanus isolate bHaeMex1 chromosome 4, bHaeMex1.pri, whole genome shotgun sequence:
- the MYOZ2 gene encoding myozenin-2, with amino-acid sequence MLSDSALAKERKEQASAIMDEIHRNVSPTLNLGKKVSTPRDIMVEELSTLSNRGARLFKRRQRRSDKYTYENYHYVANKPRNRGEPIQSVRMDGLSVEGIPQHAPMTPPNTPDPRSPPHPDNIAPGYSGPLKEIPPEKFNTTAVPKYYQSPWIEAIRDDPELLEALYPKLFAPEAKPELPDYRSFNRVATPFGGFERASKLVKFKVPDYNMLMLNDPRFMILANPLAARRSFNRTPKGWTSENIPVVFIQPAESNTVPETEDL; translated from the exons ATGTTATCAGATTCTGCCCTGGCCAAAGAGAGGAAAGAGCAAGCATCAGCCATTATGGATGAAATACACAGAAATG TCTCACCCACCCTGAACCTTGGAAAAAAGGTCAGCACGCCCAGAGATATCATGGTGGAGGAACTGTCGACACTCAGCAACAGAGGGGCCAGGCTCTTCAAGCGACGCCAGCGGAGATCTGACAAATACACATATGAAAATTATCATTACGTGGCAAACAAGCCAAGAAAT CGTGGAGAGCCCATCCAGAGTGTCAGAATGGATGGCCTCAGTGTGGAAGGAATCCCCCAGCATGCCCCAATGACACCTCCCAACACACCTGACCCCCGGAGCCCTCCACACCCTGACAACATTGCCCCAG GATATTCTGGACCACtgaaagaaattcctcctgaaaaGTTCAACACTACTGCTGTGCCAAAGTATTACCAGTCTCCCTGGATAGAAGCCATTAGGGATGATCCAGAACTGCTGGAAGCTTTATATCCTAAACTTTTTGCACCTGAAGCAAAGCCAGAACTGCCTGACTACAGGAGCTTTAACAG AGTTGCCACTCCCTTTGGTGGTTTTGAGAGAGCATCAAAGCTGGTTAAATTCAAGGTGCCAGATTATAATATGCTGATGCTAAATGATCCCAGATTCATGATCCTTGCAAACCCTCTTGCTGCCAGAAGATCCTTCAACAGGACTCCCAAAGGATGGACGTCTGAGAATATCCCAGTAGTGTTCATTCAGCCTGCGGAATCCAACACCGTTCCAGAAACAGAGGACCTGTGA